A single region of the Lotus japonicus ecotype B-129 chromosome 4, LjGifu_v1.2 genome encodes:
- the LOC130713751 gene encoding uncharacterized protein LOC130713751 — translation MPVTLQSPPSAAAFSSAAASSSIHRRIHSTPPPTLPFKSQRSFPLIRASSSSINTASITELDAVSAFSEIVPDTVIFDDFQKFPPTAATVSSSLLLGICGLPDTVFRNAVDMALADSECNGLQNPEARLSCFVNKALVNVGTDLAKLVPGRVSTEVDARLAYDTHDIIRKVHDLLKLYNDNNVPPQRLLFKIPSTWQGIEAARLLESEGIQTHLTFVYSFAQAAAAAQAGASVIQIFVGRIRDWARNHSDDKEIESSKLRGEDPGLTLVTKAYNYIHKYGHKSKLMAAAVRNKQDLFSLLGVDYIIAPLKVLQSLNESVAFPDEKYSFVRRLSPESASRYLFSDEELIKWDQTSLTEAMGPAAVQLLAAGLDGYADQATRVEEYFRKIWPPPNV, via the exons ATGCCTGTCACCTTGCAATCTCCGCCTTCAGCAGCAGCGTTCTCTTCCGCCGCTGCATCATCTTCCATTCACCGGAGGATCCATTCCACTCCGCCGCCGACTCTACCCTTCAAATCCCAAAGGTCCTTCCCTCTCATTCGcgcttcctcttcctccatcaaCACCG CTTCGATCACTGAATTGGATGCTGTATCTGCCTTCAGCGAGATCGTTCCAGACACTGTCATCTTCGATGATTTCCAAAA GTTTCCTCCAACTGCTGCCACTGTCAGTTCATCGCTTCTCTTGGGTATATGTGGACTTCCAGATACCGTTTTCAGG AATGCTGTGGATATGGCTTTGGCTGACTCTGAATGTAATGGGCTGCAAAATCCTGAGGCAAGACTGTCTTGTTTTGTCAACAAG GCCTTAGTGAATGTCGGTACTGACTTGGCGAAGCTTGTCCCTGGCCGTGTTTCAACAGAAGTGGATGCTCGTCTTGCGTATGACACACATGACATAATTAGAAAG GTGCATGACCTGTTGAAGTTGTACAATGATAATAATGTTCCTCCTCAACGTCTGTTGTTTAAAATCCCCTCAACATGGCAA gGAATAGAGGCTGCAAGATTGCTGGAATCCGAAGGAATACAGACACATTTGACTTTTGTTTACAG CTTTGCTCAAGCTGCTGCTGCGGCTCAAGCTGGTGCTTCTGTTATACAAATTTTTGTTGGCCGCATCAGG GACTGGGCACGTAATCATTCGGATGACAAAGAGATAGAATCTTCCAAGCTAAGAGGAGAAGATCCCGGGTTGACATTG gTTACAAAAGCTTACAATTATATTCACAAGTATGGACATAAGTCAAAGTTGATGGCAGCAGCAGTTCGCAACAAGCAGGATCTATTTAGTCTTCTGGG GGTTGACTATATCATAGCTCCGTTGAAGGTGTTGCAGTCTCTCAACGAATCTGTTGCTTTTCCTGATGAGAAGTACTCTTTTGTTAGGAGGCTATCCCCTGAGTCTGCTTCCCGCTACTTGTTTAGTGATGAAGAG CTTATTAAATGGGACCAAACTAGCCTTACAGAAGCCATGGGGCCAGCAGCTGTGCAGCTTCTGGCTGCTGGACTGGATGGTTATGCTGATCAAGCAACTCGGGTGGAAGAGTACTTTCGGAAAATTTGGCCACCACCAAATGTATAA
- the LOC130712872 gene encoding uncharacterized protein LOC130712872, with amino-acid sequence MTHRGQRRTRPSGVSEYHRSAGHDTGDCFTLKNEIKRLIRAGRSQLNERGKRWNGERHQGNRYRGSRQQDERRREERRQTPTTDKNETLAARKKGAEETFNKDLEPPVGTINTIAGGFGGGGATTSARRRHARAVTSVQQYETPFSFQHPDIVISTADFEGVKTHKDDPIVVMIRINSFNVRRVLLDQGSSADIIYGDAFDQLGLTDKDLIPYIGTLVGFSGGQVWVRGYIDLDTIFEIDENAKLLRVRYLVIQVVASDNVIIGRNTLNHLCAVISTAHLVVKYPLMCGKVGKIAVDQRRARECYNNCLSMYGKKGAGEGNRCHEIEIQEGNQNKRGK; translated from the coding sequence ATGACCCATCGCGGGCAACGACGGACAAGACCAAGTGGTGTGAGTGAGTACCACCGATCAGCAGGACATGACACAGGAGATTGCTTTACTCTGAAGAATGAAATCAAGAGGCTCATCCGAGCAGGCCGGTCACAGCTGAATGAACGTGGCAAACGCTGGAATGGAGAGCGACATCAGGGGAACAGGTACAGGGGGTCTCGCCAACAAGATGAACGCCGACGGGAGGAACGTCGCCAAACGCCGACTACTGACAAAAATGAGACGTTGGCTGCACGAAAGAAGGGTGCAGAGGAAACCTTTAATAAAGATCTTGAACCGCCGGTTGGCACGATAAATACAATTGCAGGTGGTTTCGGTGGGGGCGGTGCAACGACCTCAGCTAGGAGAAGACACGCTCGGGCGGTGACGTCGGTGCAACAATACGAGACTCCTTTCAGTTTCCAGCATCCTGACATAGTAATTTCAacggcagactttgagggggttAAGACGCACAAGGATGATCCTATAGTTGTCATGATCAGGATCAACAGTTTCAACGTCCGCCGAGTTCTTCTGGACCAAGGCAGCTCTGCTGATATCATCTACGGAGACGCATTCGATCAGCTGGGATTAACGGATAAAGATTTAATTCCCTATATCGGGACTTTGGTGGGGTTTTCAGGCGGGCAAGTTTGGGTGCGAGGATACATAGATTTGGATACAATCTTCGAGATTGATGAGAATGCCAAGCTCCTTCGTGTGAGATACCTCGTCATACAGGTCGTAGCTTCAGACAACGTCATTATAGGAAGGAACACACTTAACCATCTTTGTGCGGTAATCTCCACGGCTCACCTGGTGGTTAAGTATCCGCTGATGTGCGGAAAAGTGGGAAAGATTGCAGTCGACCAAAGGCGAGCCAGAGAATGTTACAATAACTGCCTCAGCATGTACGGCAAAAAAGGAGCTGGCGAGGGAAATCGGTGTCATGAAATAGAGATTCAAGAGGGAAATCAGAACAAGAGGGGTAAGTAG